One window of the Mycobacterium haemophilum DSM 44634 genome contains the following:
- a CDS encoding PPE family protein, SVP subgroup — MDFASLPPEINSARMYAGPGAGPMLAAAAAWGTLAAELHSTASSYQAAIGGLIAGPWLGPAAAAMTAAVAPYVAWLSMTAELAEQTANQAIAAAAAYEAAFSETVPPPVVAANRSLLMVLVATNFFSQNAPLIAATEMLYAEMWAQDTGAMYSYANASASATSLTSFTPPPSSTNPGGQAGEAAAVAQAAGTSAGNAQRIVASVPQAAAAVPNALQALAAQALPAAVTPQDVLDLLGNLVAILFEAPVDSLGLPAFAYDLLGYDISAHTDDIISGWAGIQTFPGTGPAPPTPFPVLTNPGSPAIAALGEAGSIGGLSVPTSWATAAPEARLLAVALPATSVGAAAEASAGGVGSLFGQMALAGMAGRAMAGTTSAAGAAGAGAGGPGRLERIRERIGGTTREPAEPPPTAPGGPITGIATELRELASLRDAGILTEEEFTEQKRRLLPP; from the coding sequence ATGGACTTCGCATCACTACCGCCGGAGATCAACTCCGCCCGGATGTATGCCGGCCCTGGCGCGGGACCTATGTTGGCGGCTGCGGCAGCCTGGGGAACGCTGGCCGCGGAACTGCACTCGACCGCAAGCTCGTATCAAGCAGCAATCGGCGGACTGATCGCTGGGCCCTGGCTGGGCCCAGCAGCGGCGGCAATGACTGCCGCAGTCGCACCGTATGTGGCGTGGCTGAGCATGACCGCTGAACTGGCCGAACAGACGGCAAACCAGGCCATCGCAGCGGCCGCCGCCTATGAGGCGGCGTTCTCGGAAACGGTGCCACCGCCGGTGGTGGCAGCCAACCGCAGCCTGCTGATGGTGTTGGTGGCGACGAACTTCTTTAGCCAGAACGCCCCGTTGATAGCGGCCACCGAAATGCTGTACGCCGAGATGTGGGCCCAAGATACCGGCGCCATGTACAGCTATGCGAACGCGTCGGCGTCGGCCACATCGCTGACGTCGTTTACCCCGCCGCCGTCCAGTACCAACCCGGGCGGGCAGGCGGGCGAAGCCGCCGCGGTTGCTCAAGCGGCAGGTACCTCCGCGGGCAACGCGCAACGCATCGTGGCGAGCGTTCCACAAGCGGCGGCCGCGGTACCTAACGCGCTGCAGGCGCTGGCGGCACAAGCACTACCCGCTGCGGTGACGCCGCAGGACGTGCTAGACCTGTTGGGGAACCTGGTTGCCATCCTTTTCGAGGCACCAGTAGACAGCTTGGGGCTGCCAGCTTTTGCCTACGACCTTCTCGGTTATGACATTTCAGCCCACACCGACGACATCATTAGTGGCTGGGCGGGGATCCAGACCTTCCCAGGCACAGGGCCCGCGCCCCCAACGCCGTTCCCGGTACTCACGAACCCCGGTTCGCCGGCTATCGCGGCCCTGGGCGAAGCGGGCTCAATCGGGGGACTGTCCGTGCCGACCAGCTGGGCCACAGCGGCCCCGGAGGCACGTCTGCTCGCGGTCGCGCTGCCGGCAACCAGCGTTGGCGCCGCCGCGGAGGCGTCCGCCGGCGGTGTCGGAAGCCTGTTCGGTCAGATGGCCCTGGCGGGTATGGCTGGACGGGCGATGGCCGGCACCACCAGCGCTGCTGGCGCTGCCGGTGCCGGTGCAGGTGGCCCGGGCCGCCTGGAGCGAATCCGGGAGCGGATCGGAGGGACGACGCGGGAGCCGGCGGAACCGCCGCCGACTGCGCCGGGCGGCCCGATAACGGGTATTGCCACAGAGCTACGTGAACTGGCCTCCCTGCGCGATGCGGGAATCCTTACTGAGGAGGAATTCACCGAGCAGAAACGACGCCTGCTCCCTCCGTGA
- a CDS encoding GNAT family N-acetyltransferase has translation MTTDKTGAQVAVNTLDRHYTIAVEGKTVGHADVADRDDQRVFYHTVIDPDFGGRGLATILIMEALAATREDGKRIVPLCSMVAHVIERHPEFAAITDPVTAEVQEWVQTQP, from the coding sequence ATGACTACCGATAAGACCGGGGCACAAGTCGCTGTCAACACGCTGGATCGCCACTACACTATCGCCGTCGAAGGCAAAACCGTCGGTCACGCTGATGTCGCCGACCGTGATGATCAGCGCGTCTTTTACCACACCGTGATTGATCCAGACTTTGGCGGACGCGGCCTGGCGACCATTCTCATCATGGAGGCGTTGGCAGCCACCCGCGAGGACGGCAAGCGCATCGTCCCGTTGTGCTCAATGGTCGCCCACGTGATCGAACGACATCCAGAGTTCGCCGCCATCACCGACCCGGTCACCGCCGAAGTCCAAGAGTGGGTGCAGACGCAGCCGTAG